The genomic stretch ACTGCGCATGTACATCGACTATTTGCGCAAGGACATTGAAAAATCTTTGAAGGACTTGAATGAACACAAGGCCAAATATTTCACGGAATTCAAGGACAATCTCCTGGAAGGAATTTCGTATTACCGCGATTTATTCCCGGAAATGGTGGAGGAGTCCTTGGAGTTTCGTACCAAAACGCTCAATGAACTGGAAGAGTGCCGGCAGAAATTGCTGCAGCTGGTTGATGATCACGCCAAGGCCTTTATCCACACCCAGGCATTGGTTGCGGCTTAAAACTTAAGAATAAATCTCCCCGCCCTTAGCACGGAATTCCTCGGCCTTTTTGTTCAGTCCCTGCTCAACATAATCGCGCACGTCCTGTGTGATCCTCATCGAACAAAAATCCGGGCCGCACATGGAACAGAAATGGGCGAGTTTGGCGCCTTCGGCGGGGAGCGTTTCATCGTGGAAGGATTCAGCGGTTTCGGGGTCCAGCCCCAGATGGAACTGGTCTTTCCAGCGGAATTCAAAACGGGCTTTGGATAACGCATCGTCCCATGCTTTAGCGCCGGGATGGCCCTTGGCCAGGTCCGCGGCATGGGCGGCTATTTTGTAAGCGATGATGCCGTCCTTGACGTCTTTCTTGTTAGGAAGCCCCAAATGCTCCTTGGGGGTCACGTAACACAGCATGGCTGTGCCATACCAGCCGATCATGGCAGCACCTATGGCCGAGGTGATGTGGTCATAGCCGGGAGCCACGTCGGTGGTCAAAGGCCCCAGCGTATAGAACGGCGCCTCATGGCAGATCTTTAACTGCTTGTCCATATTCTCCTTGATCAAATGCATGGGCACGTGCCCCGGCCCCTCGATCATCACCTGCACATCGTGTTTCCAGGCGATCTTGGTCAATTCTCCCAGGGTTTCTAATTCCGCGAACTGCGCCGCGTCATTGGCGTCGGCAATGCTGCCCGGACGCAAACCATCGCCCAGAGAAAAAGAAACGTCATACTGCTTCATAATTTCACAAATTTCTTCAAAATGCGTGTAGAGAAAACTTTCCTTGTGATGGGACAAGCACCATTTAGCCATGATGGACCCGCCGCGCGAAACAATGCCTGTCATGCGTTGGGCGGTCAACGGGATGTAGCGCAGTAAAACCCCGGCGTGCACCGTGAAATAATCCACCCCCTGCTCGGCCTGCTCAATGAGCGTGTCACGGTAAATTTCCCAGGTCAGGTCCGCGGCTTTTCCTCCCACCTTTTCCAGCGCCTGGTAAATGGGCACGGTGCCGATGGGCACCGGGGAATTGCGCAAGATCCATTCGCGGGTCTCGTGGATGTTCTTTCCTGTTGAGAGGTCCATGACCGTGTCCCCGCCCCAGCGGATGGACCAGGTCATTTTTTCCACTTCCTCGGCGATGCTGGAGGTCACGGCGGAATTGCCGATATTGGCGTTGATCTTGACCAGAAAATTGCGGCCGATGATCATGGGCTCGGTTTCGGGATGATTGATGTTCGCGGGGATGATGGCGCGGCCCTGGGCCACTTCACGGCGCACGAATTCGGGTTCGCATCCTTCCCGCAGGGCGATGAATTCCATCTCCGGCGTGATGATACCGCGGCGGGCATAATGCATTTGCGTGACGTTGGCGCCTGCTTTGGCGCGCAGGGGTTTGCGGATGCCCGGAAAACGAACAGGGGCCAGATCCAGATCATTTTCCCTCTGCCTGCGGTACTCCGAGGTGGACTGGGCTAAATATTCCACATCGCTTCTGCCCAGGATCCAATCACAGCGCAAAAACGGCAGGCCCCGCGTAATGTCCACCTTCACCAAAGGATCGGTGTAAGGACCGGAGGTGTCGTAAAGCCGCACCGGCGCGTTATCGGAAGTTTTACCGTTGTGACTTTGCGTCGGGGAAAGAACAACTTCCCTGAAGGGCACACGGACGTCCTTATGCAGGGAACCGTTCTGGTAGACCTTTCGGGACCCCGGCAAAGGTATGTAGCTTAACAGCGTGGCGTCGGGAAGTTTTTCCTGTTTGAGGAATGTGCTCATTTAACTGAACGATGTACCGCATCCGCAACTGGATTTGGCATTGGGGTTATGGTATTTAAAACCGCTTTCGCGCAAGGTATCAACGTAATCGATCTCAATGCCTTTGATGAACTCAACGCTTTCCTGGTTGACGATGACCTTCAGGCCCTTTTGTTCAAAAACAATGTCATTCTCATAAGGGTTCTTCTGGAATTTCAATTCATAGGACATGCCCGCGCAGCCGCCGGTGGTGACGCCAAAGCGCAAGGCATATCCTTCCTTGCCTTCCTTGGCCATCATGGCCTTGACTTTCGCGGCTGCCGCGTCGGTCAATGTGGCTAATGGTGTATTCTCCATAATTTAATTATAACACAACGGGAAAGCTTGTTCAACTGCGGAGGTTCTAACTCGGAGGGTCACCGGCATTACCTTCAATAACGCATTGAAAACCCGCAAAATGGGTTTAAATCATCCGCGGCGGCCGTCGCGCCTATATTAATACCCATATCCAATTGTATATATTCGGTCAAAGCGTAGGTTAATCCGGCATCAACCGTTGCGACCAATTTTGCATCCTCTTCTGTGCTGATATGACTGAAGAATTCCACATAACCGCTTAGGCCGCCGACGATGGCGTGTCCAAAAGTAATAGAATGAATATATTCCCTATGATAGTTGTCATCCGATTTATTTTTATTAAGATCAACTTCAGCCATCAAACCCATATTCCACTCAGCGGCAAGCCCGACAGCCAAGGGAACAATGATCCCGCCTTCCATATCGTCGTTACCAAAATGACCCCTATCAGTTGGAAATTTAATGAAAGGCATCAAGGCCAAAGCTGTCTGCCCGCCATCATTTCCCCATATATTGACCTTAAGACGGGTTTGCATATCCCCAAATCCTTCTTTGGTTGAGTGGACCCCGTCTTCTCTTGTTTTCTCATGGGCATAAGGATTAATGATCACTTGCAGATCCGCGTTATTTAAAAGTCCGATCTTAAAATTTGCAGGGGCGTAACTAAACGTATCAACGCGGGTTTGTGGTTCATCCGGGTTATGATGGTCATAGGCATGATCGATCAGGCTCATTTCTACCTGAACGTGGCCGGCATCAACGGTATAAGGACTTTCAGTTTTATCCGGACGGTCTGTGCTCATCTCACGCATCAATTCAACCGGTGTCGGATGAAATAAATGGTATTGTTGCTTATTGGACACTGCTTGGTCAGCGGCTTGGGCTGAAACGGCATGGAATAAAAATATCAGTAAGGCCAAAATTTGTTTGCGATGCATCATTACTCCCTAATCTTTATTTTTCACTTGAGCATTAACAGGGGGCGTTCAGGAGGCTCATTTTAGATTTGATGACGCCGTAATTGCGTTGGGAAGAAATGAGGTAAAATTCCTTCATCTGCCAGGGTCTGGGGGTCTTAGTAAAAAAGGCGGTGTCCACTTTGTCCAGGACCTTGCCGCTCTCGACGGCGCGCAGGTCATAGCCGGCCGAGCGGATGATGGGCCAGGAGCCGGCGAAATCCCAGATGTGGCAGCGCAAAAAACACCCGCAACCGCGGCCCAAAGCCGACCAGCACAGATTGACAACGGCACAGGCCGCGATCATGATGTGAAAATCCTTGTCATTCCAGCGGTATTTGTCAAAAAACGTATCATTGCAGAAAAACAGCGACTTGGCTGAAATTTGCTCATCAACAGGAACAATGGGCGTGCGTTTTTCATCGGCGCTAAAGGCGTTGCGGACATAATACGAATGCGCGCCATCGCAAAAGAACAGTTCGTTGAGGACCGGAAAATACACAACACCCAGCCACGGTTGACGGTCTTTCATAAGCCCCAGGGAAATGCCGAAGAGCGGCATGCCCTTGGCATAAAGCCGCGTGCCGTCAATGGGGTCCAGAGCCCAAATAAATTTCTTTTTAGCCAGGAAACTGTCATCAAGATACTCGCCGATGCGCGGGTCTTCCTCATCAATGAGCACGTGGTCCGGGTCCTTGAGAAATTCCCCCAGCGACCGGCGGCAAAGCCCGGAAATGGCGCGGTCCGCTTCGGTGATGACGGACTGGTCGGATTTCAAGGCCGATCCGCCTTCAGACATATATTTTAAAGCAATACTCCCCGCTTCGCGGATGAAGCTGAACATTTTTTCAAGATAAACAGCTGAATTTTCCATATTATTGTTTTAAACTGGAACGGATCATGAGGATAGGGATATCGGTGTGATGGCGCAAGGTATTGGCGACACTACCCAAGATCACATCCTTGATAAAGCCATGCCCGTGGGTGGACATGGCGATCAGGTCGCATCCTTCCTGTTCGGCCACGGCCAGGATCCCGTCAACGGGTTCTTTCCCCTGTATCAAAATGGCCTTGACCTTAAAACCATCCGCGGCCAAAGCGTCGCGGATGGTATTCAGATAGATATGGTCCTTGGTCATTTCCTCGGAATCCGCAAGGTTCAGGTCATTTTGCAGGCGCGCGGTAAAACCGTCAGCCACGTGCACCAAAACCAATTTTGCCTTGGTCATTCTTGCCAGAGGACGGATGTGTTCAAGGATCTTGGTGTCCGTCAGGGGATTATCCAAAGAAATAAGGATCTTCTTATACATGCCCACCTCCAAACCAGCCGGATACCGTCTGGTACAACAAATATCCATTTAATACCACAATGATAGCGGTAACGCCCCAGGCCGTCAACTGCAACCACCAGGGATTGCTGAAGCGGTCCATTTTCTGCCTGTCCCCTGTAAACCAGACCAGGGGAATGACAGCAAAGCTCAACTGCAAAGAAAGGACGACCTGACTTAAGATCAGGAGGTCTCCCACCCCTTTTTCACCGTAAAGTATAGCAACGATGACCGCGGGAACAATGGCGACCAGGCGGGTCAGGAGCCGGCGCATCCACGGCCTTAAACGGATGTTCAAAAATCCTTCCATGACGATCTGGCCGGCCAAGGTCCCGGTCAAGGTGGAGTTCTGACCAGAAGCCAGAAGCGCCACCGCAAACAAGGTGCTAGCAAAGGTCGCCCCCAAAACCGGCGTCAACAGACGGTACGCGTCATGGATGTCGGCGACATTCTGATGGGCTGTCCCGTGAAAGGCCGCGGCGCTGACGATCAGGATCGCGGCATTGATAAAAAACGCGCACAACAAAGCGGCGGTCGAGTCAATGGTGGCAAAACGGATGGCCATGGCCTTGCCCGCGTCATCGCGTTTATAAGCACGGGTCTGCACGATGCTCGAGTGCAGATACAGATTGTGCGGCATCACCGTGGCCCCCAGGATGCCGATGGCGATATACAGCATGGACGGGTTAAAAACGATCTCGGGTTTTGGAAGCAGGTTCGCGATGATGGCAGGCATCGAAGGATGGGACACGGCCATTTCATAAGCAAAACATCCGCCGATCACAACGATCAAGGACGCCACAATGCATTCCAGGATGCGAAAACCCTTGTGCTGAAGGAACAAAATGATCATGACGTCCATGGCCGTCAGCAGGATCCCGACGATCAAAGGAATGCCGAACAAAAGATTTAATGCGATGGCAGAACCGATGACTTCCGCCAAGTCGCAGGCGGCAATGGCGATCTCACAGAGGACCCATAGGCCGATGGCCACCGGTTTGGAAAAATGGTCCCTGCAGGCCTGGGCCAGATCGCGGCCCGTGACAATGCCCAATTTCAAGGCCAGATGCTGGAGCAAAATGGCCATAAAATTGGAGATCAGAATAACGGATATGAGCGTATAACCGAA from Candidatus Omnitrophota bacterium encodes the following:
- the thiC gene encoding phosphomethylpyrimidine synthase ThiC, whose product is MSTFLKQEKLPDATLLSYIPLPGSRKVYQNGSLHKDVRVPFREVVLSPTQSHNGKTSDNAPVRLYDTSGPYTDPLVKVDITRGLPFLRCDWILGRSDVEYLAQSTSEYRRQRENDLDLAPVRFPGIRKPLRAKAGANVTQMHYARRGIITPEMEFIALREGCEPEFVRREVAQGRAIIPANINHPETEPMIIGRNFLVKINANIGNSAVTSSIAEEVEKMTWSIRWGGDTVMDLSTGKNIHETREWILRNSPVPIGTVPIYQALEKVGGKAADLTWEIYRDTLIEQAEQGVDYFTVHAGVLLRYIPLTAQRMTGIVSRGGSIMAKWCLSHHKESFLYTHFEEICEIMKQYDVSFSLGDGLRPGSIADANDAAQFAELETLGELTKIAWKHDVQVMIEGPGHVPMHLIKENMDKQLKICHEAPFYTLGPLTTDVAPGYDHITSAIGAAMIGWYGTAMLCYVTPKEHLGLPNKKDVKDGIIAYKIAAHAADLAKGHPGAKAWDDALSKARFEFRWKDQFHLGLDPETAESFHDETLPAEGAKLAHFCSMCGPDFCSMRITQDVRDYVEQGLNKKAEEFRAKGGEIYS
- a CDS encoding Nramp family divalent metal transporter → MSKPWRREVTLFTLSEVYASVAVPATAGVWRKMLAFAGPGLMVAVGYMDPGNWATDLAGGAKFGYTLISVILISNFMAILLQHLALKLGIVTGRDLAQACRDHFSKPVAIGLWVLCEIAIAACDLAEVIGSAIALNLLFGIPLIVGILLTAMDVMIILFLQHKGFRILECIVASLIVVIGGCFAYEMAVSHPSMPAIIANLLPKPEIVFNPSMLYIAIGILGATVMPHNLYLHSSIVQTRAYKRDDAGKAMAIRFATIDSTAALLCAFFINAAILIVSAAAFHGTAHQNVADIHDAYRLLTPVLGATFASTLFAVALLASGQNSTLTGTLAGQIVMEGFLNIRLRPWMRRLLTRLVAIVPAVIVAILYGEKGVGDLLILSQVVLSLQLSFAVIPLVWFTGDRQKMDRFSNPWWLQLTAWGVTAIIVVLNGYLLYQTVSGWFGGGHV
- a CDS encoding iron-sulfur cluster assembly accessory protein; translated protein: MENTPLATLTDAAAAKVKAMMAKEGKEGYALRFGVTTGGCAGMSYELKFQKNPYENDIVFEQKGLKVIVNQESVEFIKGIEIDYVDTLRESGFKYHNPNAKSSCGCGTSFS
- a CDS encoding transporter; the encoded protein is MMHRKQILALLIFLFHAVSAQAADQAVSNKQQYHLFHPTPVELMREMSTDRPDKTESPYTVDAGHVQVEMSLIDHAYDHHNPDEPQTRVDTFSYAPANFKIGLLNNADLQVIINPYAHEKTREDGVHSTKEGFGDMQTRLKVNIWGNDGGQTALALMPFIKFPTDRGHFGNDDMEGGIIVPLAVGLAAEWNMGLMAEVDLNKNKSDDNYHREYIHSITFGHAIVGGLSGYVEFFSHISTEEDAKLVATVDAGLTYALTEYIQLDMGINIGATAAADDLNPFCGFSMRY
- a CDS encoding inositol monophosphatase family protein, with protein sequence MENSAVYLEKMFSFIREAGSIALKYMSEGGSALKSDQSVITEADRAISGLCRRSLGEFLKDPDHVLIDEEDPRIGEYLDDSFLAKKKFIWALDPIDGTRLYAKGMPLFGISLGLMKDRQPWLGVVYFPVLNELFFCDGAHSYYVRNAFSADEKRTPIVPVDEQISAKSLFFCNDTFFDKYRWNDKDFHIMIAACAVVNLCWSALGRGCGCFLRCHIWDFAGSWPIIRSAGYDLRAVESGKVLDKVDTAFFTKTPRPWQMKEFYLISSQRNYGVIKSKMSLLNAPC
- a CDS encoding universal stress protein: MYKKILISLDNPLTDTKILEHIRPLARMTKAKLVLVHVADGFTARLQNDLNLADSEEMTKDHIYLNTIRDALAADGFKVKAILIQGKEPVDGILAVAEQEGCDLIAMSTHGHGFIKDVILGSVANTLRHHTDIPILMIRSSLKQ